The following proteins are encoded in a genomic region of Candidatus Omnitrophota bacterium:
- the pelF gene encoding GT4 family glycosyltransferase PelF — MKILQILPELNVGGVERGVVDLARRLVLAGHQAVVISNGGRLVSQLESLGVKHYLLPVNKKSLFSIWSMIKKVENILRKENVSIVHARSRVPAWIAYFACRRSNTKFITTAHGYYNTHFFSRVMGWGKRVITPSQPIAKRMIEQFGVPEEKIRLVPRGLDLNEFSFQKKDTVPGNEVVVGFIGRITPLKGHVYFIKAISKVARKIPGLKVLIVGDSPAGKHNYKEQIMLLARRLGLTPYIKFLGTRADIPDILAELDILVMASTAPEAFGRVLIEAGAAGIPVVATKIGGVVDIVDNEKTGLLVAPRDPQQMAEAIIRLIKDKNLAVSLAEAAREKVAKEFNLDLMAERTINVYKEVEKETKILITKFGSAGDLILVIPSLRAIRKRFPGSKITLLVEPGYLEIIQRCSYLDDIVTYDRRQKDRFLKRTIRLVNRLKQVDFDMVIDFQNTLRSHLISYLSCAPKRYGYARGIGKFLLTDKAGDFKAVMPPLKHQLRVLNLLGIDKMNEKLELWPSKEDEKKISNLFLNSGMKPGQLLVGINPGGSKRWVTKRWPLEKFAKLSNRLSQQLKAKILITGIGEETELGKKLVSLMKKNPINVIGRTTPGQLACLIKRCQVYVTGDSAPMHVAAAMGTKLVALFGPTNPVRHLPSGNGHIVIKKQLKCSPCYKPNCLKHSCMEEITVDEVLDAVKKQLEKNC; from the coding sequence ATGAAAATATTACAGATTCTTCCGGAGTTAAATGTTGGCGGTGTTGAAAGAGGTGTGGTTGATTTAGCCCGGCGATTAGTTTTAGCCGGGCACCAGGCTGTAGTTATATCTAATGGAGGAAGGTTGGTTAGCCAGCTGGAGTCTTTAGGGGTTAAGCATTATTTACTTCCGGTTAACAAAAAATCGCTTTTTTCTATTTGGTCAATGATTAAAAAGGTGGAAAATATTTTAAGAAAAGAAAATGTGAGCATAGTCCACGCCCGCAGCCGCGTGCCGGCCTGGATAGCATATTTTGCCTGCCGGCGCAGCAACACAAAATTTATTACTACCGCCCACGGATATTATAATACTCATTTTTTTAGCCGGGTAATGGGATGGGGCAAAAGGGTTATAACCCCGAGCCAGCCAATTGCCAAACGCATGATCGAGCAGTTCGGAGTTCCGGAAGAAAAAATACGCCTGGTTCCCCGGGGTCTGGATCTGAATGAATTTAGTTTTCAAAAAAAAGACACAGTTCCCGGGAATGAAGTAGTAGTCGGCTTTATAGGGCGCATTACTCCTTTAAAGGGACATGTCTATTTTATCAAGGCTATTTCTAAGGTGGCAAGGAAGATTCCCGGATTGAAGGTTTTAATAGTGGGAGACAGCCCGGCTGGTAAACATAATTACAAAGAACAGATCATGTTGTTGGCAAGGCGGTTAGGACTCACGCCGTATATTAAATTTTTAGGCACAAGAGCCGATATACCGGATATTTTAGCTGAACTTGATATCCTGGTAATGGCCAGCACGGCTCCTGAGGCGTTTGGCCGGGTGCTTATAGAGGCCGGGGCAGCGGGAATACCGGTAGTGGCTACGAAGATAGGAGGCGTGGTAGACATAGTAGATAATGAAAAGACAGGATTGTTAGTTGCTCCCCGGGATCCTCAACAAATGGCAGAGGCAATTATCCGTCTTATCAAAGACAAGAACCTCGCTGTTTCCTTAGCTGAGGCGGCCCGGGAGAAGGTGGCCAAAGAGTTTAATTTAGATTTAATGGCAGAGAGGACCATCAACGTTTATAAAGAAGTGGAAAAAGAGACAAAAATTTTGATTACCAAATTTGGGTCGGCCGGGGATTTAATCCTTGTTATACCCAGTTTAAGAGCTATAAGAAAAAGATTTCCCGGCAGTAAGATTACACTCCTGGTTGAACCGGGCTACCTGGAGATTATTCAGCGCTGCTCTTACCTGGATGATATAGTTACCTATGATCGCAGGCAAAAAGATAGATTTTTAAAGCGGACAATTAGGCTGGTCAATAGATTGAAGCAGGTTGATTTTGATATGGTTATTGATTTCCAAAACACCCTCCGCAGCCACCTGATTTCATATTTAAGTTGCGCTCCTAAAAGATATGGATATGCCCGGGGAATAGGTAAATTCCTATTAACTGACAAGGCGGGGGATTTTAAAGCTGTTATGCCGCCCTTGAAACATCAATTAAGGGTCTTAAATCTATTGGGGATAGATAAGATGAATGAAAAGCTGGAACTTTGGCCTTCAAAAGAGGATGAGAAAAAAATTTCAAATCTTTTTTTAAATTCGGGCATGAAACCCGGCCAGCTTTTAGTCGGGATAAATCCGGGCGGAAGCAAAAGATGGGTGACCAAGAGATGGCCGTTAGAAAAATTCGCGAAGTTATCAAACAGGTTATCTCAACAACTTAAGGCGAAAATACTAATCACTGGTATCGGAGAAGAAACAGAACTTGGTAAAAAATTAGTTTCTTTAATGAAAAAAAATCCGATTAACGTTATCGGCCGGACAACACCAGGCCAATTGGCCTGCCTGATCAAACGCTGCCAGGTATATGTTACCGGGGACAGTGCTCCGATGCATGTAGCTGCGGCTATGGGCACGAAGCTTGTGGCTTTGTTCGGACCGACCAATCCTGTGCGTCACTTGCCTTCCGGTAATGGACACATAGTTATAAAAAAACAACTAAAGTGCAGCCCTTGTTATAAACCTAACTGCCTTAAACATAGCTGTATGGAAGAAATTACGGTGGATGAAGTGCTGGATGCGGTGAAAAAGCAGTTAGAAAAAAATTGCTAA